In the genome of Paenibacillus sp. FSL R5-0766, one region contains:
- a CDS encoding AraC family transcriptional regulator, with amino-acid sequence MPKPKKPVIEYRHYSLPIDFPVLLLSGDRWRISDIKSEHLHFHNHMEIGICYSDGGIMEIKGESVPFRAGDITFIPRYLPHTTYSSPNNASLWAYIFFSPEELFRHSLKTAQTHIEPNLWAIQGTNCILNKEQHPKIHMLATSIVEEMKQQSPYYRESAYGLLMSLYIELLRIHASSERLSSQDHERERDLQGDLVISPVLEFITKNYMMPVTIDYLADLCHLSTTHFRRKFHEIMGTTPLDFLNSTRIEEACKRLKSTEASILSISEQVGFRSISSFNRCFAKLMGESPKVWRKGAHTEAQSAKASILEFTGWV; translated from the coding sequence ATGCCCAAACCGAAGAAACCTGTCATTGAATATCGTCACTACAGCCTGCCCATTGATTTCCCTGTCCTGTTACTCAGTGGAGACCGCTGGAGAATATCCGATATCAAGAGTGAGCATCTTCATTTCCATAACCACATGGAGATTGGCATCTGTTATTCAGATGGAGGCATTATGGAGATTAAGGGAGAATCTGTGCCTTTTCGGGCAGGCGACATCACGTTCATTCCCCGCTATCTTCCGCATACCACATACAGTTCGCCTAATAACGCCAGCCTGTGGGCATATATCTTTTTTTCACCGGAAGAACTCTTCCGCCATTCGCTCAAAACAGCACAAACTCACATTGAACCGAATCTATGGGCGATTCAGGGAACCAATTGCATTCTGAATAAGGAACAGCATCCCAAAATTCATATGCTCGCAACTTCAATCGTTGAAGAAATGAAGCAGCAGTCCCCCTACTATCGGGAGAGCGCGTATGGCTTGTTGATGTCTCTATATATCGAACTGCTTCGAATTCATGCGAGCAGCGAACGCTTGTCATCTCAGGATCACGAACGGGAAAGAGACCTCCAAGGTGACTTGGTCATCTCACCCGTGCTAGAGTTTATCACCAAAAACTATATGATGCCTGTGACCATCGATTACCTCGCTGATCTGTGTCATCTGAGTACAACGCATTTTCGCCGCAAGTTCCATGAAATTATGGGAACCACACCGCTCGATTTTCTGAACAGTACCCGGATTGAAGAGGCATGCAAACGATTGAAAAGCACGGAGGCCTCCATTCTGTCTATCTCTGAGCAAGTCGGCTTCCGATCCATCTCCAGCTTTAACCGCTGTTTCGCCAAACTGATGGGAGAATCACCCAAAGTCTGGCGCAAAGGCGCTCATACAGAAGCACAGTCTGCAAAAGCGTCGATATTGGAATTTACGGGGTGGGTATGA
- a CDS encoding glycoside hydrolase family 88 protein — protein sequence MLQVKYDREQILNVIDSVTKKTLDMDLTWDWPGGVAYYGVSRAYQTTGNQEILDRLVKWADEYIELGLPSWTVNTCAMGHVLITLYEETGDQKYWDIVLSKVDYLQNHALRFGDNVLQHTVSVSNDFPEQAWADTLFMAAFFLLRVGSKLKDEAMIQDALNQYYWHIKYLQDPSSSLWYHGYNNINKDHMSGFYWGRANAWGAYTMSQVKPQLNDWYLYPQCMDVECALRDQLAALKLVQTENGLWRTVLDDEESYEEVSASAGIAAAMINNGNPLHTKYVQKALEGILNNISEDGRVLGVSGGTAVMKDRDGYRNIPKDWIQGWGQGLALAFLSDMLR from the coding sequence ATGCTTCAAGTGAAATATGACAGGGAACAGATTCTAAACGTAATAGACAGCGTTACCAAGAAAACACTGGATATGGATCTGACATGGGATTGGCCCGGTGGAGTGGCTTATTATGGCGTATCCAGAGCCTATCAAACGACAGGCAACCAAGAGATTCTGGACAGGCTGGTGAAATGGGCAGACGAATATATCGAGCTGGGTCTGCCAAGTTGGACGGTAAATACATGTGCCATGGGCCATGTGCTCATCACTTTATATGAAGAAACCGGGGATCAGAAATATTGGGACATTGTCCTCAGCAAAGTCGATTATCTCCAGAATCATGCACTTCGCTTTGGAGACAATGTGCTTCAGCATACGGTATCGGTTTCCAATGATTTTCCGGAACAGGCTTGGGCGGATACCTTGTTTATGGCAGCATTTTTCCTGCTCCGCGTAGGTAGCAAATTAAAAGACGAAGCCATGATTCAGGATGCGCTGAATCAGTATTACTGGCATATCAAATACCTGCAAGATCCGAGCAGCAGTCTGTGGTATCACGGTTATAACAATATTAATAAGGACCACATGTCCGGATTTTACTGGGGCAGAGCGAATGCTTGGGGAGCCTATACGATGTCTCAGGTGAAACCTCAGCTCAACGACTGGTACTTGTATCCGCAATGTATGGATGTAGAGTGTGCCCTTCGTGATCAATTGGCGGCTCTCAAGCTGGTACAGACCGAGAACGGCTTGTGGCGTACGGTTCTGGATGACGAAGAATCGTATGAAGAGGTGTCAGCTTCCGCGGGTATTGCAGCAGCGATGATCAATAACGGCAATCCACTACATACCAAATACGTGCAAAAGGCACTGGAAGGCATCCTGAACAACATTAGCGAAGATGGACGCGTGCTTGGTGTATCGGGCGGTACGGCGGTAATGAAGGATCGGGATGGCTATCGCAATATTCCAAAAGACTGGATTCAGGGCTGGGGTCAGGGCCTGGCACTCGCTTTTCTGTCCGATATGTTGAGATAG